From a region of the Daphnia pulicaria isolate SC F1-1A chromosome 1, SC_F0-13Bv2, whole genome shotgun sequence genome:
- the LOC124341221 gene encoding solute carrier family 2, facilitated glucose transporter member 8-like isoform X3 yields the protein MNHNRAMEEVNSAFVGDDGQLEDIGGPVTSPKTPSVKHEIDYSTATKRPQIGAALAAAFSAFLLGTTLGWSSPVQPQLQHISTGSFYPNDTQLANIWHIDLDDDQMSWVGSLLNIGAMIGALSGGFLMDKFGRRFVLMVMTAPYIIGWLMISLAVDSNMLYVGRVVVGFSGGVCTAIAPCYIGEISTPAMRGIVGFFFSVNLASGLLVTSVMGLWMHWRWLSVICTIEPIIFLVGMICVPESPYFLMRKGKQSEALEALVWLRGSTYNIKAELHQIETRVLEDSKETCKISDVCQPWVFKPVLIGVVLMLLQQFSGLNALSFNAAEIFRLANFSFDRLIGVVLINVAQVSAVVLSSVVLVKRLNRRTLFIISEGIAGLSMLLMGVYFHYSGRPHSQEMVNFKWIPLTAMIVFFAAIGLGLGALPWLISSEILPPRFRGPGSSIVAFTNFAMSFTVTKTFVDMNRVMTHAGVFWFYSGACCLGIMFGLFLLPETKDRTPLQIQVYFRSRVKRISSLPILTPK from the exons ATGAATCATAACAG AGCAATGGAAGAAGTGAACTCGGCTTTTGTCGGAGACGATGGGCAATTGGAGGACATTGGCGGGCCCGTAACGTCACCAAAAACACCGTCTGTGAAACACGAAATCGACTATTCGACAGCAACAAAGAGACCACAGATAGGAGCTGCTCTTGCCG CGGCTTTTAGTGCCTTCCTACTGGGAACGACGTTAGGTTGGTCGTCACCCGTTCAGCCACAACTGCAACACATTTCTACTGGGAGTTTCTATCCGAATGATACGCAACTCGCAAATATTTGGCACATAGATCTGGACGATGACCAAATGTCGTGGGTTGGTTCACTGTTGAATATTGGCGCTATGATCGGAGCTCTCAGCGGAGGATTTTTAATGGACAAATTTGGCCGTCGATTTGTCCTGATGGTGATGACTGCACCGTACATCATTGGATGGCTGATGATTTCACTTGCTGTTGACTCAA ATATGTTGTATGTCGGCCGTGTCGTTGTGGGTTTTTCGGGAGGCGTTTGTACGGCCATTGCCCCTTGTTACATTG GAGAGATTTCAACTCCTGCCATGCGAGGAATagtgggttttttcttttcggtcaACCTTGCATCCGGCTTACTGGTGACTAGTGTGATGGGATTATGGATGCACTGGCGCTGGTTATCGGTCATTTGTACAATTGAGCCCATAATTTTCTTAGTGGGTATGATATGCGTTCCCGAATCgccatattttttaatgagaaAAG GGAAGCAAAGTGAAGCTCTTGAAGCTCTTGTCTGGCTCCGGGGATCTACCTACAACATTAAAGCAGAATTACATCAAATAGAAACTCGAGTTCTCGAAGATTCCAaagaaacttgcaaaatttctgACGTCTGTCAACCGTGGGTGTTTAAACCTGTTCTGATCGGAGTAGTTTTGATGTTACTGCAACAGTTCTCCGGATTGAACGCTTTATCGTTTAATGCCGCAGAGATTTTTAGGTTGGCAAATTTCAGCTTTGATCGTCTCATTGGCGTAGTTTTGATAAATGTTGCACAG GTTTCAGCAGTGGTTTTGTCTTCCGTCGTACTTGTAAAAAGGCTGAATCGAAGAACGTTGTTCATCATCTCAGAGGGAATTGCTGGTCTTTCAATGCTTTTAATGGGTGTCTATTTTCATTATTCTGGTCGTCCACATTCTCAGGAGATGGTCAACTTCAAATGGATCCCATTGACCGCTATGATTGTCTTTTTTGCGGCCATAGGTTTAGGATTGGGAGCACTTCCGTGGCTCATATCCAGTGAAATTTTGCCGCCTAGGTTCAGAGGTCCTGGAAGCTCGATTGTCGCTTTCACCAATTTTGCGATGTCATTTACAGTCACGAAAACATTTGTTGACATGAATCGGGTCATGACACAcgctggcgtgttctggttttACTCTGGGGCCTGTTGTTTGGGCATTATGTTTGGCTTGTTTCTCCTACCCGAGACGAAAGATCGGACACCACTTCAGATCCAAGTTTATTTCAGATCCCGAGTGAAGCGTATTTCTTCGTTACCAATTTTGACACCTAAATGA
- the LOC124341221 gene encoding solute carrier family 2, facilitated glucose transporter member 8-like isoform X4, giving the protein MEEVNSAFVGDDGQLEDIGGPVTSPKTPSVKHEIDYSTATKRPQIGAALAAAFSAFLLGTTLGWSSPVQPQLQHISTGSFYPNDTQLANIWHIDLDDDQMSWVGSLLNIGAMIGALSGGFLMDKFGRRFVLMVMTAPYIIGWLMISLAVDSNMLYVGRVVVGFSGGVCTAIAPCYIGEISTPAMRGIVGFFFSVNLASGLLVTSVMGLWMHWRWLSVICTIEPIIFLVGMICVPESPYFLMRKGKQSEALEALVWLRGSTYNIKAELHQIETRVLEDSKETCKISDVCQPWVFKPVLIGVVLMLLQQFSGLNALSFNAAEIFRLANFSFDRLIGVVLINVAQVSAVVLSSVVLVKRLNRRTLFIISEGIAGLSMLLMGVYFHYSGRPHSQEMVNFKWIPLTAMIVFFAAIGLGLGALPWLISSEILPPRFRGPGSSIVAFTNFAMSFTVTKTFVDMNRVMTHAGVFWFYSGACCLGIMFGLFLLPETKDRTPLQIQVYFRSRVKRISSLPILTPK; this is encoded by the exons ATGGAAGAAGTGAACTCGGCTTTTGTCGGAGACGATGGGCAATTGGAGGACATTGGCGGGCCCGTAACGTCACCAAAAACACCGTCTGTGAAACACGAAATCGACTATTCGACAGCAACAAAGAGACCACAGATAGGAGCTGCTCTTGCCG CGGCTTTTAGTGCCTTCCTACTGGGAACGACGTTAGGTTGGTCGTCACCCGTTCAGCCACAACTGCAACACATTTCTACTGGGAGTTTCTATCCGAATGATACGCAACTCGCAAATATTTGGCACATAGATCTGGACGATGACCAAATGTCGTGGGTTGGTTCACTGTTGAATATTGGCGCTATGATCGGAGCTCTCAGCGGAGGATTTTTAATGGACAAATTTGGCCGTCGATTTGTCCTGATGGTGATGACTGCACCGTACATCATTGGATGGCTGATGATTTCACTTGCTGTTGACTCAA ATATGTTGTATGTCGGCCGTGTCGTTGTGGGTTTTTCGGGAGGCGTTTGTACGGCCATTGCCCCTTGTTACATTG GAGAGATTTCAACTCCTGCCATGCGAGGAATagtgggttttttcttttcggtcaACCTTGCATCCGGCTTACTGGTGACTAGTGTGATGGGATTATGGATGCACTGGCGCTGGTTATCGGTCATTTGTACAATTGAGCCCATAATTTTCTTAGTGGGTATGATATGCGTTCCCGAATCgccatattttttaatgagaaAAG GGAAGCAAAGTGAAGCTCTTGAAGCTCTTGTCTGGCTCCGGGGATCTACCTACAACATTAAAGCAGAATTACATCAAATAGAAACTCGAGTTCTCGAAGATTCCAaagaaacttgcaaaatttctgACGTCTGTCAACCGTGGGTGTTTAAACCTGTTCTGATCGGAGTAGTTTTGATGTTACTGCAACAGTTCTCCGGATTGAACGCTTTATCGTTTAATGCCGCAGAGATTTTTAGGTTGGCAAATTTCAGCTTTGATCGTCTCATTGGCGTAGTTTTGATAAATGTTGCACAG GTTTCAGCAGTGGTTTTGTCTTCCGTCGTACTTGTAAAAAGGCTGAATCGAAGAACGTTGTTCATCATCTCAGAGGGAATTGCTGGTCTTTCAATGCTTTTAATGGGTGTCTATTTTCATTATTCTGGTCGTCCACATTCTCAGGAGATGGTCAACTTCAAATGGATCCCATTGACCGCTATGATTGTCTTTTTTGCGGCCATAGGTTTAGGATTGGGAGCACTTCCGTGGCTCATATCCAGTGAAATTTTGCCGCCTAGGTTCAGAGGTCCTGGAAGCTCGATTGTCGCTTTCACCAATTTTGCGATGTCATTTACAGTCACGAAAACATTTGTTGACATGAATCGGGTCATGACACAcgctggcgtgttctggttttACTCTGGGGCCTGTTGTTTGGGCATTATGTTTGGCTTGTTTCTCCTACCCGAGACGAAAGATCGGACACCACTTCAGATCCAAGTTTATTTCAGATCCCGAGTGAAGCGTATTTCTTCGTTACCAATTTTGACACCTAAATGA
- the LOC124341221 gene encoding facilitated trehalose transporter Tret1-like isoform X2 — translation MFRLAGKVADSKEISVISFRAMEEVNSAFVGDDGQLEDIGGPLTSPKTPSVKHEIDYSTATKRPQIGAALAAAFSAFLLGTTLGWSSPVQPQLQHIAAGSFYPNDKQLANIWYIELDDNQMSWVGSLLNIGGLLGALSGGFLMDKFGRRFVLMMMTAPYIIGWLMISLAVDSSMLYVGRVVVGFSGGVCTAIAPCYIGEISTPTMRGIVGFFFAFNLSCGVLVTSVMGLWIHWRWLSVICTIKPIIFLVGMICVPESPYFLMRKGMQSDAFGSLVWLRGSAYNIKAELHQIETRILEDSKETCKISDVCQPWVFKPILIGVALMVVQQFSGLNALLFNAADIFRLANFSFDRLIGVVLINVAQVSAVVLSSAVLVKRLNRRTLFIISEGIAGLSTLLMGVYFHYSGRPHSQEIVNFKWIPLTAMIVYSVAVGLGLGALPWLISSEILPPRFRGPGSSIVAFTNFAMSFTVTKTFVDMNRVMTHAGVFWFYSGACCLGIMFVLFLLPETKDRTPLQIEVYFRSRVKRISSLPILTPK, via the exons ATGTTTAGGTTAGCAGGAAAAGTCGCCGATTCAAAAGAAATCTCCGTTATTTCATTCAGAGCAATGGAAGAAGTGAACTCGGCTTTTGTCGGAGACGATGGGCAATTGGAGGACATTGGCGGGCCCTTAACGTCACCAAAAACACCGTCTGTGAAACACGAAATCGACTATTCGACAGCAACAAAGAGACCACAGATAGGAGCTGCTCTTGCCG CGGCTTTTAGTGCCTTCCTACTGGGAACGACGTTAGGTTGGTCGTCACCCGTTCAGCCACAACTGCAACACATTGCTGCTGGGAGTTTCTACCCGAATGATAAGCAACTCGCAAACATTTGGTACATAGAACTGGACGATAACCAAATGTCGTGGGTTGGTTCATTGTTGAATATTGGCGGTCTGCTCGGAGCCCTCAGCGGAGGATTTTTAATGGACAAATTTGGCCGTCGATTTgtcctgatgatgatgactgcACCGTACATCATTGGATGGCTGATGATTTCACTTGCTGTCGACTCAA GTATGTTGTATGTCGGCCGTGTCGTTGTGGGTTTTTCTGGAGGCGTTTGTACGGCCATTGCCCCCTGTTACATTG GAGAGATATCAACCCCTACCATGCGAGGAAtagttggttttttctttgcgTTCAACCTGTCATGCGGTGTTCTGGTTACTAGTGTGATGGGATTATGGATACACTGGCGCTGGTTATCGGTCATTTGTACAATCAAGCCCATAATTTTCCTAGTGGGCATGATATGCGTTCCCGAATCgccatattttttaatgagaaAAG GGATGCAAAGTGATGCTTTTGGATCTCTTGTCTGGCTTCGGGGATCTGCCTACAACATTAAAGCAGAATTACATCAAATAGAAACCCGAATCCTTGAAGATTCCAaagaaacttgcaaaatttccGACGTCTGTCAACCGTGGGTGTTTAAACCTATTCTGATTGGAGTAGCATTGATGGTAGTTCAACAGTTCTCTGGACTGAACGCCTTGTTGTTTAATGCCGCAGATATTTTTAGGTTGGCAAATTTCAGCTTTGATCGTCTCATCGGCGTAGTTTTGATAAATGTTGCACAG GTTTCAGCAGTGGTTTTGTCTTCCGCCGTACTTGTAAAAAGGCTGAATCGAAGAACGTTGTTCATCATCTCAGAGGGAATTGCTGGTCTTTCAACGCTTTTAATGGGTGTCTATTTTCATTATTCGGGTCGCCCACATTCTCAGGAGATAGTCAACTTTAAATGGATCCCATTGACCGCTATGATTGTCTATTCTGTGGCTGTAGGTTTAGGATTGGGAGCACTTCCGTGGCTCATATCCAGTGAAATTCTACCGCCAAGGTTCAGGGGGCCTGGGAGCTCGATTGTCGCTTTCACCAATTTTGCGATGTCATTTACAGTCACGAAAACATTTGTCGACATGAATCGGGTCATGACACACGCTGGTGTGTTCTGGTTTTACTCTGGGGCCTGTTGTTTGGGCATTATGTTTGTCTTGTTTCTCCTACCCGAGACGAAAGATCGGACACCACTTCAGATCGAAGTTTATTTCAGATCCCGAGTGAAGCGCATTTCTTCGTTACCAATTTTGACACCtaaatga
- the LOC124341221 gene encoding facilitated trehalose transporter Tret1-like isoform X5 — protein sequence MEEVNSAFVGDDGQLEDIGGPLTSPKTPSVKHEIDYSTATKRPQIGAALAAAFSAFLLGTTLGWSSPVQPQLQHIAAGSFYPNDKQLANIWYIELDDNQMSWVGSLLNIGGLLGALSGGFLMDKFGRRFVLMMMTAPYIIGWLMISLAVDSSMLYVGRVVVGFSGGVCTAIAPCYIGEISTPTMRGIVGFFFAFNLSCGVLVTSVMGLWIHWRWLSVICTIKPIIFLVGMICVPESPYFLMRKGMQSDAFGSLVWLRGSAYNIKAELHQIETRILEDSKETCKISDVCQPWVFKPILIGVALMVVQQFSGLNALLFNAADIFRLANFSFDRLIGVVLINVAQVSAVVLSSAVLVKRLNRRTLFIISEGIAGLSTLLMGVYFHYSGRPHSQEIVNFKWIPLTAMIVYSVAVGLGLGALPWLISSEILPPRFRGPGSSIVAFTNFAMSFTVTKTFVDMNRVMTHAGVFWFYSGACCLGIMFVLFLLPETKDRTPLQIEVYFRSRVKRISSLPILTPK from the exons ATGGAAGAAGTGAACTCGGCTTTTGTCGGAGACGATGGGCAATTGGAGGACATTGGCGGGCCCTTAACGTCACCAAAAACACCGTCTGTGAAACACGAAATCGACTATTCGACAGCAACAAAGAGACCACAGATAGGAGCTGCTCTTGCCG CGGCTTTTAGTGCCTTCCTACTGGGAACGACGTTAGGTTGGTCGTCACCCGTTCAGCCACAACTGCAACACATTGCTGCTGGGAGTTTCTACCCGAATGATAAGCAACTCGCAAACATTTGGTACATAGAACTGGACGATAACCAAATGTCGTGGGTTGGTTCATTGTTGAATATTGGCGGTCTGCTCGGAGCCCTCAGCGGAGGATTTTTAATGGACAAATTTGGCCGTCGATTTgtcctgatgatgatgactgcACCGTACATCATTGGATGGCTGATGATTTCACTTGCTGTCGACTCAA GTATGTTGTATGTCGGCCGTGTCGTTGTGGGTTTTTCTGGAGGCGTTTGTACGGCCATTGCCCCCTGTTACATTG GAGAGATATCAACCCCTACCATGCGAGGAAtagttggttttttctttgcgTTCAACCTGTCATGCGGTGTTCTGGTTACTAGTGTGATGGGATTATGGATACACTGGCGCTGGTTATCGGTCATTTGTACAATCAAGCCCATAATTTTCCTAGTGGGCATGATATGCGTTCCCGAATCgccatattttttaatgagaaAAG GGATGCAAAGTGATGCTTTTGGATCTCTTGTCTGGCTTCGGGGATCTGCCTACAACATTAAAGCAGAATTACATCAAATAGAAACCCGAATCCTTGAAGATTCCAaagaaacttgcaaaatttccGACGTCTGTCAACCGTGGGTGTTTAAACCTATTCTGATTGGAGTAGCATTGATGGTAGTTCAACAGTTCTCTGGACTGAACGCCTTGTTGTTTAATGCCGCAGATATTTTTAGGTTGGCAAATTTCAGCTTTGATCGTCTCATCGGCGTAGTTTTGATAAATGTTGCACAG GTTTCAGCAGTGGTTTTGTCTTCCGCCGTACTTGTAAAAAGGCTGAATCGAAGAACGTTGTTCATCATCTCAGAGGGAATTGCTGGTCTTTCAACGCTTTTAATGGGTGTCTATTTTCATTATTCGGGTCGCCCACATTCTCAGGAGATAGTCAACTTTAAATGGATCCCATTGACCGCTATGATTGTCTATTCTGTGGCTGTAGGTTTAGGATTGGGAGCACTTCCGTGGCTCATATCCAGTGAAATTCTACCGCCAAGGTTCAGGGGGCCTGGGAGCTCGATTGTCGCTTTCACCAATTTTGCGATGTCATTTACAGTCACGAAAACATTTGTCGACATGAATCGGGTCATGACACACGCTGGTGTGTTCTGGTTTTACTCTGGGGCCTGTTGTTTGGGCATTATGTTTGTCTTGTTTCTCCTACCCGAGACGAAAGATCGGACACCACTTCAGATCGAAGTTTATTTCAGATCCCGAGTGAAGCGCATTTCTTCGTTACCAATTTTGACACCtaaatga
- the LOC124341221 gene encoding solute carrier family 2, facilitated glucose transporter member 8-like isoform X1: MNHNRLAGKVADSKEISVISFRAMEEVNSAFVGDDGQLEDIGGPVTSPKTPSVKHEIDYSTATKRPQIGAALAAAFSAFLLGTTLGWSSPVQPQLQHISTGSFYPNDTQLANIWHIDLDDDQMSWVGSLLNIGAMIGALSGGFLMDKFGRRFVLMVMTAPYIIGWLMISLAVDSNMLYVGRVVVGFSGGVCTAIAPCYIGEISTPAMRGIVGFFFSVNLASGLLVTSVMGLWMHWRWLSVICTIEPIIFLVGMICVPESPYFLMRKGKQSEALEALVWLRGSTYNIKAELHQIETRVLEDSKETCKISDVCQPWVFKPVLIGVVLMLLQQFSGLNALSFNAAEIFRLANFSFDRLIGVVLINVAQVSAVVLSSVVLVKRLNRRTLFIISEGIAGLSMLLMGVYFHYSGRPHSQEMVNFKWIPLTAMIVFFAAIGLGLGALPWLISSEILPPRFRGPGSSIVAFTNFAMSFTVTKTFVDMNRVMTHAGVFWFYSGACCLGIMFVLFLLPETKDRTPLQIEVYFRSRVKRISSLPILTPK, translated from the exons ATGAATCATAACAG GTTAGCAGGAAAAGTCGCcgattcaaaagaaatttccgTTATTTCATTCAGAGCAATGGAAGAAGTGAACTCGGCTTTTGTCGGAGACGATGGGCAATTGGAGGACATTGGCGGGCCCGTAACGTCACCAAAAACACCGTCTGTGAAACACGAAATCGACTATTCGACAGCAACAAAGAGACCACAGATAGGAGCTGCTCTTGCCG CGGCTTTTAGTGCCTTCCTACTGGGAACGACGTTAGGTTGGTCGTCACCCGTTCAGCCACAACTGCAACACATTTCTACTGGGAGTTTCTATCCGAATGATACGCAACTCGCAAATATTTGGCACATAGATCTGGACGATGACCAAATGTCGTGGGTTGGTTCACTGTTGAATATTGGCGCTATGATCGGAGCTCTCAGCGGAGGATTTTTAATGGACAAATTTGGCCGTCGATTTGTCCTGATGGTGATGACTGCACCGTACATCATTGGATGGCTGATGATTTCACTTGCTGTTGACTCAA ATATGTTGTATGTCGGCCGTGTCGTTGTGGGTTTTTCGGGAGGCGTTTGTACGGCCATTGCCCCTTGTTACATTG GAGAGATTTCAACTCCTGCCATGCGAGGAATagtgggttttttcttttcggtcaACCTTGCATCCGGCTTACTGGTGACTAGTGTGATGGGATTATGGATGCACTGGCGCTGGTTATCGGTCATTTGTACAATTGAGCCCATAATTTTCTTAGTGGGTATGATATGCGTTCCCGAATCgccatattttttaatgagaaAAG GGAAGCAAAGTGAAGCTCTTGAAGCTCTTGTCTGGCTCCGGGGATCTACCTACAACATTAAAGCAGAATTACATCAAATAGAAACTCGAGTTCTCGAAGATTCCAaagaaacttgcaaaatttctgACGTCTGTCAACCGTGGGTGTTTAAACCTGTTCTGATCGGAGTAGTTTTGATGTTACTGCAACAGTTCTCCGGATTGAACGCTTTATCGTTTAATGCCGCAGAGATTTTTAGGTTGGCAAATTTCAGCTTTGATCGTCTCATTGGCGTAGTTTTGATAAATGTTGCACAG GTTTCAGCAGTGGTTTTGTCTTCCGTCGTACTTGTAAAAAGGCTGAATCGAAGAACGTTGTTCATCATCTCAGAGGGAATTGCTGGTCTTTCAATGCTTTTAATGGGTGTCTATTTTCATTATTCTGGTCGTCCACATTCTCAGGAGATGGTCAACTTCAAATGGATCCCATTGACCGCTATGATTGTCTTTTTTGCGGCCATAG GTTTAGGATTGGGAGCACTTCCGTGGCTCATATCCAGTGAAATTCTACCGCCAAGGTTCAGGGGGCCTGGGAGCTCGATTGTCGCTTTCACCAATTTTGCGATGTCATTTACAGTCACGAAAACATTTGTCGACATGAATCGGGTCATGACACACGCTGGTGTGTTCTGGTTTTACTCTGGGGCCTGTTGTTTGGGCATTATGTTTGTCTTGTTTCTCCTACCCGAGACGAAAGATCGGACACCACTTCAGATCGAAGTTTATTTCAGATCCCGAGTGAAGCGCATTTCTTCGTTACCAATTTTGACACCtaaatga